In one window of Paraflavitalea soli DNA:
- the xseA gene encoding exodeoxyribonuclease VII large subunit, which produces MLSIPALQLSELTYQIEAALKDRFEGQFYWVIAEITGHKWQPARGFHYFDLVEKQAGSAGLKAKISAAAWTAGARQIAAFEKATGQRFTDGLQVLIKVSVDYSAVYGLKLTLLDVDAGYTIGQLEQQKQATLQRLLTECSGYIQKAGDSYITANKLLKLPVVLQRIAVVTAQTSAGYQDFHHTLLNNQYGYQFFVDTYFTTVQGEANAAQIKERLLQVFTSGKPYDAVVIIRGGGSPTDFLVFDTFALGQVTAKFPIPIITGIGHQHNETIVDLMAHTPLKTPTKVAEFLIAHNRAFEDRINQLQNKLLVKAQQWVANNKSDLVTVERQLLHTAQTSLHLYRRRLDAMGNELIIKPAILFNSKRKDLLNINHQLQFTSIRLLSHERDDIQGLEKLLQVLDPASILKRGFALVSYQGRIATKASLLPVGADISVLLDNTNITSTIKAKAPADDSNTDL; this is translated from the coding sequence ATGTTATCGATACCAGCCCTTCAATTATCTGAACTCACTTACCAGATTGAGGCGGCCCTCAAGGACCGGTTTGAGGGGCAATTCTATTGGGTGATAGCAGAGATCACGGGGCACAAATGGCAACCGGCCCGGGGATTTCATTATTTTGACCTGGTAGAAAAACAAGCGGGATCGGCGGGCCTGAAAGCCAAGATCAGTGCGGCAGCCTGGACAGCCGGCGCCCGGCAAATAGCGGCTTTTGAAAAAGCAACGGGGCAGCGGTTTACGGATGGTTTACAGGTGTTGATAAAGGTATCGGTTGATTATAGTGCTGTGTATGGCCTAAAACTTACGCTACTGGATGTTGATGCGGGCTATACGATCGGACAGCTGGAACAACAAAAGCAGGCTACGCTGCAACGCCTGCTCACCGAATGCAGTGGATATATCCAAAAAGCCGGGGATAGCTATATTACAGCCAATAAGCTGCTTAAACTGCCGGTTGTATTGCAGCGCATTGCGGTAGTTACGGCGCAAACATCGGCCGGTTACCAGGATTTCCACCATACGCTACTGAATAACCAATATGGCTATCAATTTTTTGTAGATACCTATTTTACCACCGTACAAGGGGAAGCCAACGCAGCACAGATCAAGGAAAGGCTGCTGCAGGTTTTTACCTCGGGTAAACCTTATGACGCTGTAGTGATTATACGGGGCGGCGGTTCGCCCACGGACTTCCTGGTCTTTGATACCTTTGCGCTGGGCCAGGTGACGGCCAAATTCCCGATCCCCATCATTACAGGTATCGGGCATCAGCACAATGAAACGATTGTAGACCTGATGGCGCATACACCGCTTAAAACGCCTACCAAGGTAGCGGAGTTCCTCATCGCGCATAACCGGGCTTTTGAAGACAGGATCAACCAGCTACAAAACAAGTTGCTGGTGAAAGCCCAACAATGGGTGGCTAACAATAAATCGGACCTGGTAACTGTAGAACGGCAGTTGCTGCATACAGCACAGACGAGCCTGCACCTGTATAGGCGCAGGTTAGACGCCATGGGCAACGAACTGATCATTAAACCGGCTATCTTGTTCAACAGTAAACGAAAAGATCTGTTGAATATCAACCACCAGCTTCAGTTTACCAGCATCAGGCTATTGTCGCACGAAAGGGATGATATCCAGGGACTGGAAAAACTGTTGCAGGTATTGGACCCTGCCAGCATTTTGAAAAGAGGGTTTGCGTTGGTATCGTACCAGGGCCGGATCGCCACCAAAGCCAGCCTGCTGCCTGTAGGAGCAGACATCAGTGTATTACTCGACAATACGAATATAACAAGCACCATTAAAGCTAAAGCGCCAGCCGATGACAGCAACACTGACTTATGA
- a CDS encoding LA_2272 family surface repeat-containing protein, which translates to MIRILAMILLCLTCLNTVCLAQADSSQNLYFVPGNGEAHFEKNDYRPGKNAFYIYRNCIYDLVLKNKQVLSIRVTDIRNDSIYYTSAFNHTIVLWKDWQTDTLALHPMQLKKIRLIGDRLLGLYGTYSLSKCRYVFEKSNTPRFFPTEKIISYAADSSYSVVYELVSYLTAQGLDKVYEQRGITYYSESAMPGEHKDTAQKNYYARPAPKKRPRLVKNIAWFTPSKATEINGLTVGLQTNMDDGNPLVINGMNLSVDGISAFLGMFGIAYMFANTDLAKMTDTLDKSNVHSSLNGLSISAGGLIGDDMRVRGISINGAISMVNEMTGLHITGTQNRTDEFKGVVITGITNRALKGRGLQIGLLNVCKDLKGVQIGLWNVNSKRSLPFINWRF; encoded by the coding sequence ATGATACGTATTCTTGCAATGATCCTGTTATGTTTAACTTGTTTAAACACGGTTTGCCTGGCGCAGGCAGACAGCAGCCAGAACCTTTATTTTGTGCCCGGGAACGGGGAGGCCCATTTTGAAAAAAATGATTACCGGCCTGGCAAAAATGCTTTTTACATCTACCGCAATTGTATTTATGACCTCGTTTTAAAAAACAAGCAGGTATTATCGATCAGGGTAACTGATATCAGGAATGATTCGATCTATTATACGAGTGCATTCAACCATACCATCGTGCTGTGGAAAGATTGGCAGACGGATACGCTTGCGCTGCATCCCATGCAGCTTAAAAAGATCAGGCTGATCGGCGACCGCCTGCTTGGACTTTATGGGACTTACTCATTGAGCAAGTGCCGGTATGTGTTTGAAAAGAGTAATACGCCCAGGTTCTTTCCTACGGAAAAGATCATTTCCTATGCAGCAGACAGCAGTTATTCGGTCGTTTACGAACTGGTATCTTACCTTACTGCCCAGGGGCTGGACAAGGTATATGAACAACGGGGTATTACCTATTACTCCGAAAGTGCCATGCCGGGGGAGCATAAAGACACTGCTCAAAAGAACTACTACGCGCGTCCGGCTCCAAAGAAAAGACCCAGGCTTGTAAAGAATATAGCCTGGTTCACGCCTTCGAAAGCTACGGAAATAAACGGCCTCACTGTGGGGCTGCAAACCAATATGGATGATGGAAATCCACTGGTGATAAATGGTATGAACCTCAGTGTCGATGGTATCTCTGCGTTTTTGGGCATGTTTGGTATCGCGTATATGTTTGCCAATACAGATCTGGCTAAAATGACGGACACGCTCGACAAATCAAACGTCCATTCATCTCTCAACGGCTTGAGCATAAGTGCGGGCGGGCTGATAGGCGATGATATGCGGGTACGGGGCATAAGCATCAACGGAGCCATCAGTATGGTTAATGAAATGACAGGCCTGCACATCACAGGAACGCAGAACAGGACGGATGAATTCAAAGGGGTAGTAATCACCGGTATTACCAACCGGGCGCTCAAAGGCAGGGGTCTTCAGATCGGGCTGTTGAATGTATGCAAAGACCTGAAAGGGGTGCAGATTGGATTATGGAATGTAAATAGCAAACGTAGTTTGCCATTCATCAACTGGCGATTTTAA
- a CDS encoding helix-turn-helix domain-containing protein, giving the protein METKQLQQQLFRHLKESLPSHLSLVDELCQLLDLSADSVYRRIRGEKPVTLIELKHICEHYHLSLDQLLQLKNDSVLFRAPGITNPSIPFIEHMKGMLEQFRYFNSFKQGEISYLCKDAPFWYFFLFPEMAAFKTFFWCKTINNEPALANQSFSLEEHRFEECFAIGKQILEEHSRMNTVELWNLESIHSSINQIAYYRDAGIFRDKKDLLAVVESFIQMIDHLQAQAAKGVKFMPGATDIGHRGPIQFYVNELILGNNTILLNLDNKKISMITYSVFSYLITQDNRFAAKAFDTFNTLLSRSTLVSRSGEKDRNRFFNTLRDKVDQLRTQ; this is encoded by the coding sequence ATGGAAACAAAACAATTGCAACAGCAGCTTTTCCGGCATTTAAAGGAAAGCCTGCCATCCCACCTGTCCCTCGTAGATGAATTGTGCCAGCTGCTCGACCTGAGCGCCGATAGCGTATACCGCCGTATCCGGGGCGAAAAGCCCGTTACCCTTATCGAGCTAAAACATATCTGTGAGCATTACCACCTGTCCCTGGATCAGCTATTGCAGTTAAAGAACGATTCAGTACTTTTCCGGGCGCCCGGTATCACCAACCCTTCCATTCCTTTTATCGAGCACATGAAAGGAATGCTCGAACAGTTCAGGTACTTCAACTCCTTCAAACAGGGTGAGATCAGCTACCTCTGCAAAGACGCCCCCTTCTGGTATTTTTTCCTTTTCCCCGAAATGGCAGCCTTTAAGACCTTTTTCTGGTGCAAAACCATCAACAATGAGCCTGCTCTTGCCAATCAATCATTCTCACTCGAAGAGCATCGGTTCGAAGAGTGCTTCGCCATTGGCAAGCAGATACTGGAAGAGCATAGCCGGATGAATACCGTGGAATTGTGGAACCTCGAAAGTATTCACAGCAGCATCAATCAGATTGCCTACTACAGGGATGCAGGTATTTTCAGGGATAAGAAAGACCTGCTGGCTGTTGTTGAATCCTTTATTCAAATGATCGATCATTTGCAGGCCCAGGCAGCCAAAGGCGTGAAGTTTATGCCAGGTGCTACAGATATTGGGCATAGGGGTCCTATTCAGTTTTATGTAAATGAACTCATCCTGGGCAACAATACCATTCTTCTTAATCTCGATAATAAAAAGATATCCATGATCACCTATAGTGTATTCAGTTACCTGATTACGCAAGACAATCGGTTTGCCGCCAAAGCATTTGATACATTTAATACCTTACTAAGCCGGTCAACATTGGTGAGCAGATCGGGTGAAAAGGACAGGAACAGGTTTTTTAATACGTTGCGCGATAAGGTCGATCAGCTAAGAACCCAATGA
- a CDS encoding glycosyltransferase family 2 protein: protein MVNGQKVVVVLPAYNAALTLEKTYKEIDRTIVDEVILVDDASKDDTIKVARAIGIAHIISHEKNKGYGGNQKSCYRKALEVGGDIIVMLHPDYQYTPALIGPMAYLIANKVYPVVLGSRILGKGALKGGMPLYKYFFNRFLTAAQNLLMWQKLSEYHTGYRAYHKEVLLAIPFEQNSDDFIFDNELLAQIFYKGFEIAEITCPTKYFDEASSINFSRSLQYGAGVLRVSFQYFLQKTGIVKSRIFKGLQ, encoded by the coding sequence ATGGTCAATGGTCAAAAAGTAGTCGTTGTTCTCCCTGCTTATAATGCAGCTCTGACATTGGAAAAAACTTATAAAGAAATTGACCGCACTATCGTAGATGAGGTAATCCTGGTGGATGACGCCAGTAAAGATGATACGATTAAAGTGGCCAGGGCGATCGGCATTGCGCATATCATAAGCCATGAAAAGAATAAAGGATATGGCGGCAACCAGAAATCATGTTATAGAAAAGCGCTGGAAGTTGGTGGAGATATCATTGTAATGCTTCACCCCGATTATCAATATACCCCGGCCCTCATAGGGCCTATGGCCTATTTAATTGCTAATAAGGTGTACCCGGTAGTACTGGGTTCCCGGATATTGGGAAAAGGCGCCCTAAAAGGTGGTATGCCTTTGTACAAGTATTTTTTCAACCGCTTCCTCACAGCTGCTCAAAATCTATTGATGTGGCAGAAATTGTCTGAATACCATACCGGATACAGGGCCTATCATAAGGAGGTATTACTGGCCATTCCTTTTGAGCAAAATTCAGATGACTTCATTTTCGACAATGAGCTATTGGCCCAGATATTTTATAAAGGATTTGAGATCGCAGAAATAACCTGTCCCACCAAATATTTTGATGAGGCCTCTTCCATTAATTTCAGCAGGAGTCTCCAATATGGAGCAGGGGTACTGCGTGTAAGTTTTCAGTATTTTCTTCAGAAAACCGGCATTGTTAAATCGAGGATATTCAAAGGCCTGCAATGA
- a CDS encoding multinuclear nonheme iron-dependent oxidase: MSKILSTVACNLDNDILGACLPLMEESRIEALEWSFDTLYKVQEIPTWFQELLTAFSKEKRLIGHGVFFSLFSGKWLPEQEAWLKALQQTCSEFQFDHITEHFGFMTGKNFHQGAPLNIPYTPTTLAIGQDRLKRIYAACQCPVGLENLAFSYSLDEVKRHGRFLDKLLEPVNGFIILDLHNLWCQLHNFSIALEELIGLYPLDRVREIHISGGSWDHSQIEKGRTIRRDTHDDAVPAAVFQLLETVIPACPHLKYVVLEQLGNGLESIESKQQFYADFLEMESIIRRQSQPAYLTNLASFLPLSPIVMGPPVEDEGLYEQQAALSTILETSHSYEEARTLLGQSSLACSEWQVENWDPAMIETAMKIAQKWKAGFVGFIS; this comes from the coding sequence GTGTCCAAAATACTATCTACCGTAGCCTGCAACCTGGATAATGATATTCTTGGCGCCTGCCTTCCCCTGATGGAGGAATCAAGAATAGAAGCGTTGGAATGGTCTTTTGATACACTATACAAAGTACAGGAAATCCCAACCTGGTTCCAGGAATTACTGACTGCATTCAGTAAGGAGAAAAGGCTCATAGGTCATGGGGTTTTCTTTTCACTTTTCTCCGGCAAATGGCTTCCTGAACAGGAAGCCTGGTTAAAAGCGTTACAACAGACCTGTAGTGAATTTCAGTTTGATCATATTACTGAGCATTTTGGGTTCATGACAGGCAAGAACTTTCACCAGGGCGCGCCGTTGAATATTCCTTATACGCCAACCACACTAGCTATTGGACAAGACAGACTGAAGCGGATATACGCCGCCTGCCAATGTCCGGTAGGACTTGAAAACCTGGCATTTTCTTACTCACTGGATGAAGTGAAACGTCATGGCAGGTTCCTGGACAAATTGCTTGAACCTGTGAATGGCTTTATCATATTAGACCTCCACAATCTCTGGTGCCAGCTGCACAACTTTTCTATCGCTCTCGAAGAGCTTATCGGGCTTTATCCCTTGGACAGGGTGCGGGAAATACATATTTCCGGCGGCAGCTGGGATCATTCGCAGATTGAGAAAGGCCGTACGATCAGGAGGGATACGCATGATGATGCGGTACCTGCAGCAGTATTTCAATTACTGGAAACGGTGATACCGGCATGTCCTCATCTCAAATATGTGGTGCTGGAACAATTGGGCAATGGATTGGAGAGCATAGAAAGTAAACAACAATTCTATGCAGATTTTCTGGAGATGGAAAGTATCATCCGCCGCCAAAGTCAACCTGCTTATTTAACCAACCTCGCCTCTTTTTTACCTTTATCGCCCATCGTAATGGGCCCGCCAGTTGAGGATGAAGGACTTTACGAGCAACAAGCAGCACTTTCCACTATCCTGGAAACATCTCATTCTTATGAGGAAGCCAGGACGCTGCTGGGCCAGTCATCGCTGGCCTGTTCTGAATGGCAGGTGGAAAACTGGGATCCGGCCATGATCGAAACGGCTATGAAAATAGCTCAGAAATGGAAAGCGGGGTTTGTTGGATTTATTAGTTAA
- a CDS encoding chryseobasin-related MNIO class RiPP peptide, translating to MKLPKTLLSAILIGIAVQTTTSCKKEKDQPDSKAKKESKEEEKNKPPYPCPACGMG from the coding sequence ATGAAATTGCCAAAAACGCTACTCAGCGCTATCTTAATCGGCATTGCCGTACAAACAACCACTTCCTGCAAAAAAGAAAAGGACCAGCCAGATTCGAAGGCGAAAAAGGAGTCGAAAGAAGAAGAGAAAAACAAACCTCCTTATCCCTGTCCTGCCTGCGGTATGGGATGA
- a CDS encoding coiled-coil domain-containing protein: MSLLLLVSLYEFRQFLQIVLWIAVPATLIAVALTIFLHYRRKKRQGGLELALHDENGWSETILRNPASSALLQTAGGDHPEALPDWLASANPDNTPLLKKYEHEVRRYRENYAILEQDFRELEERYTDLRNKAYHTDKEGDISLVAQLQKEILTYKEKISRLQHAAVVHDGAGDDEAAKMQQYHAQQIEDQAIQYKQENEHLADQLQQVQQLLQQLQEENNRLQLLVIAGNTAAVAVEHGNDERIQALQQLLAQTESERKALKEQLAEQEYLPDVLEEKRVHIDFLQRQLEQRIKNYHVLEQQAGDSAAQLQHMQISMNEFDQQIQRLTGELKAQQQQAAESQAALRHSREEGLQQQQIILTKTGHIEQLEENIKELKEQQGLFQTEIAEQQQSVQSLQQHLANEHQKAAALETKLELSSQLLLRIYAELAKSLGNHALVNTSAQAEIAAANGEINEPFQLQASL, translated from the coding sequence ATGTCATTATTGTTGTTGGTCTCCCTGTATGAGTTCAGGCAGTTTCTCCAGATCGTTTTGTGGATAGCTGTACCTGCTACGCTGATTGCTGTTGCCCTTACCATTTTCTTACATTACCGCCGCAAGAAAAGACAGGGAGGACTGGAGCTGGCCCTTCATGACGAAAATGGCTGGTCCGAAACTATACTGAGAAATCCCGCTTCATCCGCCTTACTGCAAACCGCGGGAGGTGATCATCCCGAAGCCTTGCCAGACTGGTTGGCCAGCGCTAATCCCGACAATACCCCCCTCCTAAAGAAATATGAACACGAAGTGAGGCGCTACAGGGAAAACTATGCCATCCTGGAACAGGATTTCCGGGAGCTGGAAGAAAGGTATACAGACTTGCGCAACAAAGCCTATCACACAGATAAAGAAGGAGATATATCTCTTGTAGCCCAATTGCAGAAAGAGATCCTAACCTACAAAGAAAAGATCAGCCGGTTGCAACACGCAGCTGTGGTGCATGATGGAGCCGGTGATGACGAGGCTGCCAAAATGCAGCAATACCATGCACAACAGATAGAAGATCAGGCCATTCAGTACAAGCAGGAAAATGAACACCTGGCTGATCAACTACAACAGGTGCAACAACTTTTACAGCAATTACAGGAAGAGAACAACCGCTTACAGCTCTTGGTAATTGCCGGCAATACCGCAGCAGTGGCCGTTGAACATGGAAACGATGAGCGTATCCAGGCTTTACAACAGCTCCTGGCGCAAACCGAATCAGAACGGAAAGCATTGAAAGAGCAACTGGCTGAGCAGGAATACCTACCCGATGTACTCGAAGAAAAAAGAGTCCATATTGATTTTCTGCAGCGCCAGCTTGAACAACGCATAAAAAATTACCATGTGTTGGAGCAGCAGGCCGGCGATTCGGCTGCTCAGTTACAACACATGCAGATATCTATGAATGAGTTTGACCAGCAAATTCAGCGCCTTACCGGAGAATTGAAGGCTCAGCAACAACAAGCTGCCGAATCCCAGGCTGCCCTCCGACACAGCCGGGAAGAAGGTTTGCAACAGCAGCAGATCATCCTCACCAAAACTGGCCATATTGAACAATTAGAAGAGAACATAAAAGAATTGAAGGAACAACAGGGCCTGTTTCAAACCGAAATCGCTGAACAGCAGCAGTCTGTACAATCCCTCCAGCAACACCTGGCCAATGAACATCAAAAAGCAGCAGCTTTGGAAACAAAACTGGAATTGAGCAGTCAGCTCTTGCTCAGGATCTATGCCGAACTGGCCAAATCACTGGGCAACCACGCATTGGTGAATACCAGTGCGCAAGCTGAAATAGCCGCAGCAAACGGAGAGATAAATGAACCATTCCAATTACAGGCTTCACTGTAA
- a CDS encoding membrane or secreted protein has product MRKYAPANNFIITLLVLIVVAAFHPPISNISLTGAWQYQENGREETMTFVDGYFVHAVYDKAGKQFLYTWGGPYKVKDDQIEVTTEFNTQQKDKVGETVGITWSENNDQLVVTVEGKEKTWKQLDKGLGDLAGVWRIAGRKQGNQPVTMPLGPRRTLKILSGTRFQWVAINIDTKEFSGTGGGTYTFKNGKYTENIEFFSRDNSRVGASLTFNGKVRGTEWDHTGLSSKGDPIDEMWKKLNAE; this is encoded by the coding sequence ATGAGAAAGTATGCCCCCGCAAACAACTTCATCATTACGCTACTGGTACTAATCGTTGTCGCCGCATTTCATCCTCCCATCAGCAATATTTCCCTCACCGGCGCCTGGCAATACCAGGAAAATGGTCGGGAAGAAACAATGACCTTTGTAGATGGGTACTTCGTGCATGCCGTTTATGACAAAGCTGGCAAACAATTTCTCTATACCTGGGGAGGTCCTTATAAGGTGAAAGATGATCAAATAGAAGTCACCACCGAATTTAATACACAGCAAAAAGATAAAGTAGGGGAGACAGTGGGCATTACCTGGTCCGAAAATAATGATCAATTGGTTGTTACCGTAGAAGGCAAAGAAAAGACCTGGAAGCAACTGGACAAGGGATTGGGTGATCTGGCAGGTGTTTGGCGCATTGCCGGCCGCAAGCAGGGAAACCAGCCTGTTACCATGCCCCTGGGCCCCAGGCGCACACTCAAAATATTATCAGGTACCCGTTTCCAATGGGTCGCCATCAATATCGACACCAAAGAATTTTCCGGAACTGGTGGCGGTACCTACACCTTTAAAAATGGTAAATACACCGAAAATATTGAGTTCTTCAGTCGCGATAACAGCCGGGTAGGGGCCTCCCTCACCTTCAACGGAAAGGTTCGTGGCACCGAATGGGACCATACAGGCCTGAGCTCCAAAGGCGATCCCATTGATGAAATGTGGAAAAAACTCAATGCAGAATAA
- a CDS encoding thymidylate synthase, which yields MQQYLDLLQHIIDKGVTKTDRTGTGTTSCFGYQMRFDLQQGFPVVTTKKLHLKSIIYELLWFLQGDTNTRYLKEHGVSIWDEWADEQGNLGPVYGKQWRSWAGADGKTIDQISDALKQIKNNPDSRRIIVSAWNVAELPEMALMPCHALFQFYVAPGVNGGKGKLSCQLYQRSADVFLGVPFNIASYALLTMMMAQVCDLEPGDFIHTFGDVHLYSNHVEQATLQLTRTPYALPVMKLNPAVKDLFQFTFEDFTLENYQSHPAIKAPVAV from the coding sequence ATGCAACAATACCTTGATCTGCTGCAGCATATTATTGATAAAGGGGTTACCAAAACCGATCGTACCGGCACCGGTACTACCAGTTGTTTTGGCTACCAGATGCGCTTCGACCTGCAGCAGGGATTTCCCGTGGTTACTACCAAAAAACTTCACCTCAAAAGTATTATTTACGAACTACTCTGGTTCCTGCAGGGCGATACCAATACCCGCTACCTGAAAGAACATGGCGTAAGTATTTGGGATGAATGGGCCGATGAACAAGGCAACCTGGGACCCGTATATGGCAAGCAATGGCGTAGCTGGGCAGGCGCCGATGGTAAGACCATCGACCAGATCAGCGACGCCCTCAAACAGATAAAGAACAATCCCGACAGCCGTCGGATCATTGTGAGCGCCTGGAATGTAGCCGAATTGCCTGAAATGGCTTTAATGCCCTGCCATGCCCTCTTCCAGTTCTACGTAGCGCCGGGTGTCAATGGCGGAAAAGGCAAACTTTCCTGCCAGCTGTACCAGCGTTCGGCAGATGTATTCCTGGGCGTGCCATTCAATATCGCTTCTTATGCACTCCTCACCATGATGATGGCGCAGGTATGCGACCTGGAACCAGGTGACTTCATCCACACCTTCGGTGATGTGCACCTGTACAGCAACCACGTAGAACAAGCTACCTTGCAATTAACCCGCACCCCTTATGCTTTGCCGGTAATGAAACTCAACCCTGCTGTTAAAGACCTTTTCCAATTTACCTTCGAAGATTTTACATTGGAAAATTACCAATCCCATCCGGCCATCAAAGCGCCGGTAGCAGTTTAA
- a CDS encoding dihydrofolate reductase: protein MNIALVVAAAENNVIGKNNQLLWRLPNDTKFFKNTTWGMPVIMGRKTFDSLGKPLAGRTNIVITRQKNWTAPGAQVVATLEEAMAAAADTDAKEAFVIGGGEIYALALPLAQRIYLTRVHTTLEGDAYFPEFDEQQWHLLSNLDFPADEKHAYAYSFQVWGRKTEG, encoded by the coding sequence ATGAATATAGCCTTAGTTGTAGCCGCTGCAGAAAACAACGTCATTGGTAAAAACAACCAATTACTATGGCGCTTGCCCAATGATACCAAGTTCTTTAAGAACACTACCTGGGGCATGCCGGTGATCATGGGCCGGAAAACCTTTGATTCATTGGGAAAGCCCCTGGCCGGCAGAACCAATATCGTGATCACCCGCCAGAAAAACTGGACGGCGCCAGGTGCTCAGGTCGTGGCAACCCTGGAAGAGGCAATGGCTGCCGCCGCTGATACCGATGCCAAAGAAGCCTTTGTAATTGGGGGAGGAGAAATTTACGCCCTGGCATTACCACTGGCCCAAAGGATCTACCTCACCAGGGTGCATACTACCCTCGAAGGGGATGCTTATTTTCCCGAATTTGATGAACAACAATGGCACCTCTTGTCCAACCTTGATTTCCCCGCCGATGAAAAGCACGCCTATGCATATAGCTTTCAGGTGTGGGGACGGAAGACTGAGGGCTGA
- a CDS encoding O-methyltransferase translates to MFSPWQLAKKYIHYYFTASNGKGHGVHSPFVFEFIKKVLNDKRHFAAYDQVEALRKQLLADNTCLQVEDLGAGSAISNTSKRPIARIAKYAAKSTKFSQLLFRIVQYYKPATILELGTSLGISASYMALANPAASVITGEGSIAIAEKAAANFRQLAIPNIELVPGNFDNTLPQILARHTPVELAFLDGNHRLEPTLRYFEALLLHTTEHSILILDDIHWSEEMEQAWQQVQDHPAVTLTIDLFFIGLVFFRKDFKVKQHFSIRF, encoded by the coding sequence ATGTTCTCACCCTGGCAGTTAGCTAAAAAATACATACACTATTACTTTACAGCTTCCAATGGAAAGGGACATGGCGTTCATTCCCCTTTTGTTTTTGAATTCATCAAAAAAGTACTGAACGATAAACGCCACTTTGCTGCCTACGACCAGGTAGAAGCCTTACGCAAACAATTATTAGCCGATAATACCTGTTTACAGGTAGAAGATTTGGGCGCAGGGTCTGCCATCAGCAATACCAGTAAGCGCCCCATAGCACGCATTGCTAAATATGCAGCCAAATCAACGAAGTTCAGCCAGCTCCTATTTCGCATCGTCCAATATTACAAACCCGCCACCATACTGGAATTGGGCACTTCGCTGGGTATATCGGCTTCCTATATGGCATTGGCCAATCCTGCTGCCAGCGTCATCACAGGCGAGGGGAGTATCGCTATAGCAGAAAAGGCTGCTGCCAATTTCCGGCAGCTGGCAATACCTAACATAGAACTCGTACCCGGTAATTTTGATAATACCCTGCCGCAGATCCTGGCCCGCCATACCCCCGTTGAACTGGCATTCCTCGATGGCAATCACCGCCTCGAACCCACCCTCCGTTATTTTGAGGCCCTGCTGCTCCACACTACAGAGCATTCCATCCTTATCCTGGACGATATCCATTGGAGCGAAGAGATGGAACAGGCCTGGCAGCAGGTGCAGGACCACCCCGCTGTAACGCTTACCATTGACCTGTTTTTTATAGGCCTCGTGTTCTTTCGCAAAGACTTTAAGGTAAAGCAGCACTTCTCCATCCGCTTTTAA
- a CDS encoding DUF5362 family protein → MENNSNQGDNLFNLSIEGAARELLQTAATWARIIAIVGFISGGLSLIGLIFGSPQANAAVAASSTLISLPFIALGVIINVFLFKFATNILGSLANMSQVQFNEGINNLRTYFKIIGILIIIGLSLVVLIVMFYGLGRGLR, encoded by the coding sequence ATGGAAAATAATAGTAACCAGGGAGATAATTTATTTAACCTGAGTATTGAAGGTGCTGCAAGAGAACTTTTGCAAACTGCGGCTACCTGGGCGCGTATTATAGCCATTGTGGGATTTATAAGCGGCGGCCTGTCTTTGATCGGCCTCATCTTTGGTTCTCCCCAGGCTAATGCAGCAGTTGCAGCAAGCAGTACACTGATCTCGTTGCCCTTTATTGCACTGGGCGTTATTATCAATGTTTTCCTTTTTAAGTTTGCGACCAACATTCTTGGTAGTCTCGCCAATATGAGTCAGGTCCAGTTCAATGAGGGCATCAATAATTTAAGGACCTACTTTAAGATCATTGGCATACTGATCATTATCGGCTTGTCATTAGTGGTGTTGATCGTCATGTTTTATGGGCTAGGCAGGGGACTGAGATAG